In one window of Pseudomonas putida DNA:
- a CDS encoding glycine cleavage system protein R, whose translation MSTAPREQFLVISALGPNPMELANVLSRAAFENRCAVVTSRLSRHGETSALVLQVGGSWDALARLETTLPGLGKKHGLTLDVVRSAEQEVRPQALPYVAYVSAAYRPDIINELCQFFLDHRVELDGMTCDTYLAPQTGSSMLNAQFTVILPAGTQISWLRDQFLDFADALNLDALIEPWRPQNPV comes from the coding sequence ATGTCCACCGCCCCCCGCGAACAATTCCTCGTCATCAGTGCCTTGGGCCCCAATCCCATGGAGCTTGCCAACGTCCTCAGCCGCGCGGCCTTCGAAAACCGCTGCGCGGTGGTCACCTCGCGCCTGTCGCGCCACGGCGAAACCAGCGCTCTGGTATTGCAGGTCGGTGGCAGCTGGGATGCCCTGGCCCGTCTTGAGACCACCCTGCCCGGCCTTGGCAAGAAGCACGGCCTGACCCTCGATGTGGTGCGCAGCGCCGAGCAGGAGGTTCGCCCACAGGCCCTGCCCTACGTGGCCTACGTCAGCGCCGCCTATCGCCCGGACATCATCAACGAGCTGTGCCAGTTCTTCCTCGACCACCGCGTCGAGCTCGACGGGATGACCTGCGACACCTACCTCGCCCCGCAGACTGGCAGCAGCATGCTCAACGCCCAGTTCACCGTGATCCTGCCGGCCGGCACCCAGATCAGCTGGCTGCGCGACCAGTTCCTGGATTTCGCCGACGCCCTGAACCTGGACGCCCTGATCGAACCCTGGCGCCCACAGAACCCTGTCTAA
- the dapA gene encoding 4-hydroxy-tetrahydrodipicolinate synthase — translation MIAGSMVALVTPMDAQGRLDWDSLDKLVDFHLEKGTHAIVAVGTTGESATLDVEEHILVIKHVVERVKRSARRIPVIAGTGANSTAEAVHLTQNAKNAGADACLLVVPYYNKPTQEGLYQHFKHIAEAVDIPQILYNVPGRTSCDMQAETVIRLSKVKNIIGIKEATGDLARAKAIIEGVDSDFIVMSGDDPTAVELILMGGKGNISVTANVAPREMADLCEAALEGNAEKARAINEKLMPLHKDLFCEANPIPVKWALVEMGLMHKGIRLPLTWLSEGCHEKVRTALRQSGVLV, via the coding sequence ATGATCGCGGGCAGTATGGTGGCATTGGTCACACCCATGGATGCACAAGGGCGTCTGGATTGGGACAGCCTCGATAAACTGGTCGACTTCCACCTGGAAAAGGGCACCCACGCGATCGTAGCGGTTGGCACCACTGGCGAATCCGCCACGCTTGACGTCGAAGAGCACATCCTGGTCATCAAGCACGTGGTCGAGCGCGTCAAGCGCAGCGCCCGCCGCATCCCGGTGATCGCCGGCACCGGCGCCAACTCCACCGCCGAAGCCGTGCACCTGACGCAGAACGCCAAGAACGCCGGCGCCGACGCCTGCCTGCTGGTGGTGCCGTACTACAACAAGCCGACGCAAGAAGGCCTGTACCAGCACTTCAAGCACATCGCCGAAGCCGTCGACATCCCGCAGATCCTCTATAACGTGCCCGGCCGCACCTCCTGCGACATGCAGGCCGAGACCGTGATCCGCCTGTCGAAGGTCAAGAACATCATCGGCATCAAGGAAGCCACCGGCGACCTGGCCCGTGCCAAGGCCATCATCGAGGGCGTCGACAGCGACTTCATCGTCATGTCCGGCGACGACCCGACGGCCGTCGAGCTGATCCTTATGGGCGGCAAGGGCAACATTTCCGTCACTGCCAACGTCGCCCCGCGCGAAATGGCCGATCTGTGCGAGGCCGCCCTTGAGGGCAATGCCGAGAAGGCCCGCGCGATCAACGAAAAACTCATGCCGCTGCACAAAGACCTGTTCTGCGAAGCCAACCCGATCCCTGTGAAGTGGGCGCTGGTGGAAATGGGCCTGATGCACAAGGGCATTCGCCTGCCGCTGACCTGGCTGAGCGAAGGCTGTCACGAAAAAGTCCGTACTGCCTTGCGCCAGTCCGGCGTACTGGTTTAA
- a CDS encoding MBL fold metallo-hydrolase, whose protein sequence is MRFAVLGSGSQGNGTLIASDDTFVLVDCGFSLRETERRLALLGVSPAQLSAVLVTHEHADHVHGVGLLSRRYNVPVYLSQGTLRGMRKPVEVAGFLGCGDVLDIGSLQVSAARVEHDAFEPLQYVISDGRRRFGMLTDLGSYDTYLLERYQGLDALLIEANHCRDLLARGHYPYFLKQRVGGSQGHLNNHQAANLVAELGWKHLQHLVLAHLSSKNNLPQLARQCFVDTLGCDPDWLQVANQEHGLDWREIA, encoded by the coding sequence GTGCGCTTCGCGGTACTGGGAAGCGGTAGCCAAGGAAATGGCACGCTGATCGCCAGTGACGATACCTTCGTCCTGGTCGATTGCGGGTTCTCCCTGCGCGAGACCGAGCGGCGCCTGGCGCTGCTCGGGGTGTCGCCAGCACAACTGAGCGCCGTGCTGGTGACCCACGAACATGCCGACCACGTGCATGGCGTCGGGTTGCTGTCGCGGCGCTACAATGTACCGGTCTACCTCAGCCAAGGGACCTTGCGCGGCATGCGCAAGCCGGTGGAGGTCGCCGGTTTTCTCGGTTGTGGGGACGTACTGGACATCGGCAGCCTGCAGGTCAGTGCCGCGCGGGTCGAGCACGATGCGTTCGAACCCCTGCAATACGTGATCAGTGACGGGCGCCGGCGTTTCGGCATGCTCACAGACCTGGGCAGCTACGATACGTACCTGCTGGAGCGTTACCAGGGCCTCGACGCGTTGCTGATCGAGGCCAATCACTGCCGTGACCTGCTCGCACGCGGGCACTACCCGTACTTTCTCAAGCAGCGGGTTGGCGGCAGCCAAGGACATCTGAACAACCACCAGGCTGCCAACCTGGTGGCCGAGCTGGGCTGGAAGCACCTGCAACACCTGGTGCTGGCCCACCTCAGCAGCAAGAACAACCTGCCACAACTGGCCCGTCAGTGCTTCGTCGACACCTTGGGGTGCGATCCGGACTGGCTCCAGGTGGCGAATCAGGAACACGGGCTCGACTGGCGCGAAATCGCCTAG
- a CDS encoding alpha/beta hydrolase, with product MQRYPLSADMQAFIERTRAFGVADPALAAQRAAYSRMAAAFTPPCPEGVQVRDLNMPGLVPLRVFQPAQAAPAGGWPALLFMHGGGWMLGGLDSHAFFCAELTARLGVAVVAVDYRLAPEHPFPAALHDSLAVWRALRDGALDVPVDPTRLVAIGDSAGGNLAAALCLALREADEPQPRMQALIYPALGDEDSVSRRECADAPLLSVDDMHACLNVYLPSTTHSPLALPLLARDLTRLAPAFIAVAEFDPLRDDGLRYAQRLRDDGVAVDDFPGHGLVHGCLRARGLPEVEALYEALFAALRNSLD from the coding sequence ATGCAGCGCTACCCTCTCTCGGCCGACATGCAGGCCTTCATCGAGCGGACCCGCGCCTTCGGCGTGGCCGATCCTGCACTGGCAGCCCAGCGCGCGGCCTATTCGCGCATGGCCGCAGCCTTCACCCCGCCATGCCCGGAAGGCGTGCAGGTGCGAGATTTGAATATGCCGGGACTGGTGCCGTTGCGCGTGTTCCAACCGGCACAAGCAGCACCGGCCGGAGGGTGGCCAGCGCTGCTATTTATGCATGGTGGTGGCTGGATGCTTGGTGGGCTCGACTCACACGCATTCTTCTGCGCCGAACTGACGGCGCGCTTGGGAGTGGCGGTGGTCGCGGTGGATTACCGACTCGCGCCGGAACACCCCTTCCCCGCCGCCCTGCACGACAGCCTCGCCGTCTGGCGCGCCCTGCGCGATGGCGCGCTGGATGTACCGGTTGACCCCACACGACTGGTAGCCATCGGCGACAGCGCCGGGGGCAATCTCGCCGCCGCCCTGTGCCTGGCACTGCGTGAAGCGGATGAGCCGCAGCCGCGCATGCAGGCGCTGATCTATCCAGCGCTGGGTGACGAGGACAGCGTGTCGCGACGCGAATGTGCCGATGCACCGCTGTTGTCTGTCGACGACATGCACGCCTGCCTGAACGTCTATCTGCCCTCTACCACTCACAGCCCGCTGGCGCTGCCATTGCTCGCCCGCGACCTCACAAGGCTGGCGCCCGCTTTCATTGCCGTGGCCGAATTCGACCCACTGCGCGATGACGGCCTGCGCTATGCACAACGGTTGAGAGACGACGGAGTGGCGGTCGATGACTTCCCAGGCCATGGACTGGTCCATGGCTGCCTGCGGGCCAGGGGGTTGCCGGAGGTGGAGGCACTGTACGAGGCGCTGTTTGCAGCGCTCAGGAACAGCCTCGATTGA
- the purC gene encoding phosphoribosylaminoimidazolesuccinocarboxamide synthase, which yields MEKRDELYRGKAKSVYKTDDADRLILLFRNDTSAFDGKRIEQLDRKGMVNNKFNAFIMQKLEEAGVPTQFDKLLGDNECLVKKLDMIPVECVVRNYAAGSLVKRLGVEEGIQLTPSTFELFLKNDEKGDPFINESHVVAFGWGTAEQLVEMKKLSLKVNEVLSKLFDDAGLLLVDFKLEFGVFHGQIVLGDEFSPDGCRLWDKETRKKMDKDRFRQGLGDVIEAYEEVAKRLGVPL from the coding sequence ATGGAAAAACGCGACGAACTCTACCGCGGCAAGGCCAAATCGGTTTACAAGACCGACGACGCCGACCGCTTGATCCTGCTGTTCCGTAACGACACCTCGGCGTTCGACGGCAAGCGCATCGAGCAGCTGGACCGCAAGGGCATGGTCAACAACAAGTTCAACGCCTTCATCATGCAGAAGCTCGAAGAGGCCGGCGTGCCGACCCAGTTCGACAAGCTGCTGGGCGACAACGAGTGCCTGGTCAAGAAGCTGGACATGATCCCGGTCGAGTGCGTCGTGCGTAACTACGCGGCCGGCAGCCTGGTCAAGCGCCTGGGCGTCGAGGAAGGCATCCAGCTGACCCCTTCGACCTTCGAGCTGTTCCTGAAGAACGACGAGAAGGGCGACCCCTTCATCAACGAATCCCACGTTGTCGCGTTCGGCTGGGGCACCGCCGAGCAGTTGGTCGAGATGAAGAAGCTGTCGCTGAAGGTCAACGAAGTGCTGAGCAAGCTGTTCGATGACGCTGGCCTGCTGCTGGTCGACTTCAAGCTGGAGTTCGGCGTATTCCACGGTCAGATCGTCCTGGGCGACGAGTTCAGCCCTGACGGCTGCCGCCTGTGGGACAAGGAAACCCGCAAGAAGATGGACAAGGACCGCTTCCGCCAGGGTCTGGGCGATGTCATCGAAGCCTACGAAGAAGTCGCCAAGCGCCTGGGCGTGCCGCTGTAA
- the bamC gene encoding outer membrane protein assembly factor BamC, with the protein MKRLAGLSALALIISSTSGCGWLWGEDGYFRDRGSDYLQAHPTAPMQLPPDAANVKRLDPLLPIPRNVADDNATGEFEVPRPQPLSASADVSDFTLQRSGANRWVLAQRSPAEVWPVARQYFEDNGFRVAQERPQTGEFNTTWQRFDELSASLGQRLASTSSSPDSEVRVRVRMEPGVQRNTSEVYVVSVERPAGSTAEPDFPSTSTNTGVDALLVDELLASMNRSAEKGGSVSLLAARDFDAPSQVSLSEDGSGNPVLFLGSDLDRAWSGVGRALEQGEWRVEDINRSLGLYYINLSEKPEDKQNEPGFFSRLFGSAPSKEEREARAERYQVRLSKVGESVQVTVEKNINTVAPADVARRVLSAIQDRLG; encoded by the coding sequence ATGAAGCGACTGGCTGGTCTTTCCGCGCTCGCCCTGATCATCTCCAGCACCAGCGGGTGCGGCTGGCTGTGGGGCGAGGATGGCTATTTCCGCGACCGCGGCAGCGATTACCTGCAGGCGCACCCGACTGCGCCGATGCAACTGCCGCCGGACGCCGCCAACGTCAAGCGTCTGGATCCGCTGCTGCCGATCCCGCGCAACGTGGCCGACGACAACGCCACTGGCGAGTTCGAAGTGCCGCGTCCGCAGCCGCTGTCGGCCAGCGCCGACGTCAGCGATTTCACCCTGCAGCGCAGCGGCGCCAACCGCTGGGTGCTGGCCCAGCGCTCGCCGGCCGAAGTCTGGCCGGTCGCCCGCCAATACTTCGAAGACAACGGTTTCCGCGTCGCGCAAGAGCGTCCGCAGACCGGTGAATTCAACACCACCTGGCAGCGTTTCGACGAATTGTCCGCCTCGCTCGGCCAGCGTCTGGCCAGCACCTCTAGCAGCCCGGACAGCGAAGTGCGCGTCCGTGTGCGCATGGAGCCTGGCGTGCAGCGCAATACCTCCGAGGTGTACGTGGTCAGTGTCGAGCGCCCGGCCGGCAGCACTGCCGAGCCTGATTTCCCGAGCACTTCGACCAACACCGGCGTCGATGCGCTGCTGGTCGACGAGCTGCTGGCCAGCATGAACCGCAGCGCCGAGAAGGGCGGTTCGGTGTCGCTGCTGGCGGCACGCGATTTCGATGCCCCAAGCCAGGTCAGCCTGAGCGAAGACGGCAGCGGCAACCCGGTGCTGTTCCTGGGCTCGGACCTGGACCGCGCCTGGTCTGGTGTAGGCCGCGCCCTGGAGCAGGGCGAATGGCGTGTCGAGGACATCAACCGCAGCCTGGGCCTGTACTACATCAACCTGTCGGAGAAACCCGAGGACAAGCAGAACGAGCCGGGCTTCTTCAGCCGCCTGTTCGGCAGCGCGCCGAGCAAGGAAGAGCGTGAGGCACGTGCCGAGCGCTACCAGGTTCGCTTGAGCAAGGTGGGCGAGTCGGTCCAGGTTACCGTGGAGAAGAACATCAACACCGTGGCCCCGGCCGATGTGGCCCGCCGCGTGCTGAGCGCGATCCAGGACCGTCTGGGCTAA
- a CDS encoding MFS transporter, with the protein MNPPLPAKAPSKAGRVFRVTSGNFLEQFDFFLFGFYATQIAAAFFPASNEFASLMMTFAVFGAGFLMRPLGAIILGAYIDDVGRRKGLIVTLAIMASGTLLIVFVPGYASIGLWAPALVLLGRLLQGFSAGAELGGVSVYLAEMATPGRKGFYASWQSASQQVSIMVAAALGYGLNQWLSAEELSQWGWRIPFAVGCLIVPCIFLLRRNLQETEEFAKREHRPTMSQVFKTLCANASVVILGMLMVAMTTTAFYMITVYAPTFGKTVLQLDTSDALMVTLLVAVSNFLWLPIGGTLSDRLGRKPLLAAMSLLTVLTAYPALSYLAQAPSFAHMLEVLLWFSCLYGVYNGALIPALTEIMPTEVRVAGFSLAYSLATAVFGGFTPAVSTWAIHATSDKAAPAYWLMFAALCAFTATLVLYRRRPARSTAVA; encoded by the coding sequence ATGAATCCCCCCCTCCCTGCCAAAGCACCGTCCAAAGCCGGAAGAGTCTTCCGGGTGACCTCCGGCAATTTTCTCGAACAGTTCGACTTCTTCCTGTTCGGTTTCTACGCCACCCAGATCGCTGCCGCGTTCTTCCCTGCCAGCAACGAATTCGCCTCATTGATGATGACCTTCGCCGTATTCGGCGCAGGCTTCCTGATGCGCCCGCTGGGGGCGATCATCCTCGGCGCCTACATCGATGACGTCGGCAGACGCAAAGGCCTGATCGTGACCTTGGCGATCATGGCCAGCGGTACCTTGCTGATCGTGTTCGTGCCCGGCTATGCCAGCATCGGCCTGTGGGCGCCGGCCCTGGTATTGCTCGGCAGGCTGCTGCAAGGGTTCTCGGCGGGTGCCGAGCTCGGTGGTGTTTCTGTTTACCTGGCAGAGATGGCCACGCCCGGGCGCAAAGGCTTCTACGCCAGTTGGCAATCGGCCAGCCAGCAGGTCTCCATCATGGTTGCCGCTGCCCTGGGCTATGGCCTGAATCAGTGGTTGTCCGCCGAGGAGTTGTCCCAGTGGGGATGGCGGATTCCCTTTGCCGTGGGCTGCCTGATCGTCCCGTGCATCTTCCTGCTGCGCCGCAACTTGCAGGAGACCGAAGAGTTCGCCAAACGCGAGCACCGCCCGACCATGAGCCAGGTGTTCAAGACACTGTGCGCCAACGCATCGGTGGTGATCCTGGGCATGCTGATGGTGGCCATGACCACCACCGCCTTCTACATGATCACCGTGTACGCCCCGACCTTTGGCAAAACCGTACTGCAGCTCGATACCAGTGACGCATTGATGGTGACCTTGCTGGTCGCCGTGTCCAACTTCCTGTGGCTGCCGATCGGCGGCACGTTGAGCGATCGCCTGGGACGCAAACCGCTGCTGGCGGCGATGTCCCTGCTGACCGTGCTCACGGCATATCCTGCGCTGTCGTACCTAGCCCAGGCCCCCAGCTTCGCTCACATGCTGGAGGTGCTGCTGTGGTTCTCGTGCCTCTATGGCGTGTACAACGGCGCACTGATCCCGGCCCTGACCGAAATCATGCCCACCGAAGTGCGTGTTGCCGGATTCTCCCTGGCTTATAGCCTCGCCACCGCGGTGTTCGGCGGCTTCACCCCGGCGGTGTCCACCTGGGCGATCCATGCCACGTCAGACAAGGCCGCCCCGGCTTACTGGCTGATGTTCGCAGCGCTGTGTGCGTTCACTGCAACGCTTGTGCTGTATCGCCGTCGGCCTGCCCGCAGCACGGCTGTTGCCTGA